The Aminithiophilus ramosus genome contains a region encoding:
- the htpG gene encoding molecular chaperone HtpG — translation MTARETFSFQTEGKQLLDLMIHSVYSNREIFLRELISNASDALDKLRVAALTDEKLSPLFADAHIRIALDGTRRLLSVEDNGIGMNRDDLIAYLGTIAKSGTKEFIQSLAERREALTAELIGQFGVGFYSSFMVADSVEVLTRKAGDEAAWLWTSSGDGTYSLEEASREGCGTTVTLHLKSPEKDEEGPAGPDFTDRWTIGSIVRKYSDFVAYPIRMETETFDDEGKVSGTEDKVLNSMKAIWARPESEVSDEEYREFYAHVSRDGTDPLRRIVYSAEGVTSFRALLYLPAKAPLDLFLREGERGIHLYVKRVFIMQDCKELIPEYLRFLRGVVDSEDLPLNLSREILQQDRQIAVIRRSLTRKVLDELKRFRDGDREGYLSFWKEFGKVLKEGIFADERNRESLLSLALFCTTEREWITLDEYLASMKPEQKALYHLSGGALEGLRRSPHIEAFRERGYEVLLLDDPVDDFWIDVVDGYGEKPFKSVAKGTADLEEKPEEKAEAEEREKAFAPLLEALSKSLGEEVASVRLSKRLRASLACLVGETHSMTPQMEQLFRSMGQPVPKLKRVLEVNGAHPVLERLRNRFEKDGSLGDYPELLLGQAILAEGGKLADPARFSRLVADLLVRDLDDRR, via the coding sequence ATGACGGCGAGAGAGACCTTTTCCTTTCAGACGGAGGGCAAACAGCTTCTCGATCTGATGATCCACTCCGTCTACTCCAACAGGGAGATCTTCCTCCGGGAGCTGATCTCCAACGCCTCCGACGCGCTGGACAAGCTGCGCGTCGCCGCCCTCACCGACGAAAAGCTGAGCCCCCTTTTCGCCGATGCCCATATCCGCATCGCCCTCGACGGGACGAGGCGCCTCCTGTCCGTCGAGGACAACGGCATCGGCATGAATCGCGACGATCTCATCGCCTACCTGGGGACGATCGCCAAGTCGGGAACGAAGGAGTTCATCCAATCTCTGGCCGAGAGGCGCGAGGCCCTGACGGCCGAGCTGATCGGCCAGTTCGGCGTGGGATTCTATTCCTCCTTCATGGTGGCCGACTCCGTCGAGGTCCTGACGCGCAAGGCCGGTGACGAGGCCGCCTGGCTCTGGACCTCGTCGGGCGACGGCACCTACTCCCTGGAGGAAGCGAGCCGCGAGGGCTGTGGCACGACGGTGACTCTCCACCTCAAATCTCCCGAAAAGGACGAGGAGGGGCCGGCGGGGCCCGATTTCACCGACCGGTGGACGATCGGCTCCATCGTCCGCAAGTATTCCGACTTCGTCGCCTATCCCATCAGGATGGAGACGGAGACCTTCGACGACGAGGGCAAGGTCTCGGGCACCGAAGACAAGGTGCTCAACTCCATGAAGGCCATCTGGGCCCGGCCCGAGTCGGAAGTCTCCGACGAGGAGTACAGGGAGTTCTACGCCCATGTGAGCCGCGACGGCACCGATCCCCTTCGGCGCATCGTCTACAGCGCCGAGGGCGTCACGAGCTTCCGGGCCCTTCTCTACCTGCCCGCCAAGGCCCCCCTGGATCTCTTCCTCCGCGAGGGGGAGAGGGGCATCCATCTCTACGTCAAGCGCGTCTTCATCATGCAGGACTGCAAGGAGCTCATCCCCGAGTACCTCCGCTTCCTGCGCGGCGTCGTCGATTCCGAGGACCTGCCCCTCAACCTCTCCCGCGAGATCCTCCAGCAGGATCGGCAGATCGCCGTCATCCGGCGGAGCCTGACCCGCAAGGTCCTCGACGAGCTCAAGCGCTTCCGCGACGGCGACAGGGAGGGCTACCTCTCCTTCTGGAAGGAATTCGGCAAGGTCCTCAAGGAGGGCATCTTCGCCGACGAGAGGAACAGGGAGAGCCTTCTCTCTCTGGCCCTCTTCTGCACCACCGAGAGGGAGTGGATCACTCTCGACGAGTACCTGGCGTCGATGAAGCCGGAACAGAAGGCCCTCTACCACCTCTCGGGCGGAGCCCTCGAGGGGCTGCGCCGCTCGCCTCACATCGAGGCCTTCCGCGAGCGCGGCTACGAGGTCCTTCTCCTCGACGATCCCGTCGACGACTTCTGGATCGACGTCGTCGACGGCTACGGGGAGAAGCCCTTCAAGTCGGTGGCCAAAGGAACGGCCGATCTGGAGGAAAAGCCCGAGGAAAAGGCCGAGGCCGAAGAAAGGGAGAAGGCCTTCGCCCCCCTTCTGGAGGCCCTTTCGAAAAGTCTCGGCGAAGAGGTCGCGTCGGTGCGCCTCTCGAAGCGTCTCAGGGCCTCCCTGGCCTGTCTCGTCGGCGAGACCCACTCCATGACGCCTCAGATGGAACAGCTCTTCCGGAGCATGGGCCAGCCCGTGCCCAAGCTGAAGCGCGTCCTCGAAGTCAACGGAGCCCATCCCGTCCTCGAGCGGCTTCGTAACCGCTTCGAGAAAGACGGCTCTCTTGGCGACTATCCCGAGCTCCTCCTCGGCCAGGCGATCCTGGCCGAGGGAGGAAAACTGGCCGATCCGGCCCGCTTCTCCCGCCTCGTCGCCGACCTGCTGGTCCGCGACCTGGACGATCGCCGCTGA
- a CDS encoding ATP-binding protein, which yields MRTFSEDELESLLKDMESAFVERKGSFKGEVPVKARQAVCAFANDLPNRGEPGFLFIGARDDGSPSGEPITDALLRALADMKTDGNILPLPVLSVEKRLLNGSEMAVVTVMPSDMPPVRYDGRIWIRTGPRRSIANEQEERILVEKRRHKNVPFDICPVPSASLDDLFRSTFENEYLPQAFAEDVLAQNGRSYEERLASCRMIASVTEPPTVLGLLSLGKSPQDFIGGAYIQFLRIDGVELADAVVDEETLGGSLVPMLRRAEEKINAHNRTSFDITSASTHRRTQAYPLAAIRQILYNAVLHRTYESTNAPVRVYWFNDRIEINSPGGPYGNVTAENFGKPGITDYRNPNLAAAMKVFGFVQAFGRGIATAEREMKANGNPPLSFEITTSAVVCTLRVRP from the coding sequence GTGAGAACGTTCTCGGAAGACGAGCTCGAATCTCTGCTGAAGGACATGGAATCGGCCTTTGTGGAACGCAAAGGATCTTTCAAAGGAGAGGTTCCCGTAAAGGCGAGGCAGGCCGTCTGCGCCTTCGCCAACGACCTGCCGAACCGCGGCGAGCCCGGCTTTCTTTTCATCGGGGCCCGCGACGACGGTTCCCCTTCGGGCGAACCGATCACCGACGCGCTGTTGCGCGCTCTGGCCGACATGAAAACGGACGGGAACATTCTGCCCCTTCCGGTGCTTTCCGTCGAAAAGCGTCTGTTGAACGGCTCGGAAATGGCCGTCGTTACCGTCATGCCTTCCGACATGCCGCCGGTCCGGTACGACGGACGGATCTGGATCCGAACGGGACCTCGACGATCGATCGCCAATGAGCAGGAAGAACGCATCCTTGTCGAGAAAAGACGGCACAAAAACGTGCCCTTCGACATCTGTCCCGTGCCATCGGCCTCGCTGGATGACCTTTTCCGCTCCACGTTCGAAAACGAGTATCTGCCGCAGGCCTTCGCCGAAGATGTGCTCGCCCAGAACGGCCGCAGTTACGAGGAACGTCTCGCCTCCTGCCGGATGATCGCTTCCGTGACGGAGCCCCCGACGGTGCTGGGGCTCCTGTCTTTGGGAAAAAGTCCCCAGGACTTCATCGGCGGCGCCTACATCCAGTTCCTGCGCATCGACGGGGTCGAGCTGGCCGACGCCGTCGTCGACGAAGAGACCCTCGGCGGCTCACTCGTTCCGATGCTCCGCCGGGCGGAAGAGAAGATCAACGCCCATAACCGGACCTCTTTCGACATCACGTCGGCGTCGACGCACCGGAGGACACAGGCCTACCCTCTTGCCGCGATCCGGCAGATTCTGTATAACGCCGTGTTGCATCGCACCTATGAGAGCACCAACGCCCCCGTTCGCGTCTACTGGTTCAACGACCGCATCGAGATCAACAGCCCCGGCGGCCCTTACGGCAACGTGACGGCGGAGAACTTCGGGAAACCGGGAATCACCGATTACCGCAATCCCAACCTCGCCGCCGCAATGAAGGTTTTCGGCTTCGTCCAGGCCTTCGGCCGCGGCATCGCCACTGCCGAGCGCGAAATGAAGGCCAACGGGAACCCTCCTCTCTCTTTCGAGATCACCACGAGCGCCGTTGTCTGCACCCTGAGGGTCAGACCATGA
- a CDS encoding ParA family protein yields the protein MRAPALTFFNNKGGVGKTSLIYHLAWMFARLRKRVVAIDLDPQANLTAAFLAEERIEAIWDGQEGNATVYQCVKPLTGVGDITEPSLQNIATDLYFLPGDVSLSGYEDALSAEWPNSMGDANLYRPMRILSSFWQVMQMAANRVQADIILIDIGPNLGAINRSVLLATDYVAIPLGADLFSLRGLSNLGPTLRSWKNLWQKRLDNWNGSRERKAFPNFELPEGRMEPIGYLCQQHGVRMDRPVRAYDKWVQRIPQAYREHVLGQSGTTPLSQQADPYCLATVKHYRSLVPMGQEQRKPIFDLTSADGAIGSHAGAVRDARREFEQLARKIGERMDIAF from the coding sequence ATGAGGGCACCGGCGCTGACGTTTTTCAACAACAAGGGCGGAGTCGGCAAAACCTCTCTCATCTACCATCTCGCATGGATGTTCGCCCGTCTCCGCAAGCGCGTCGTCGCCATCGATCTCGATCCACAGGCCAACCTCACCGCCGCCTTTCTCGCCGAGGAGCGCATCGAAGCGATCTGGGACGGGCAGGAGGGGAACGCCACCGTATACCAGTGCGTCAAACCTCTCACCGGCGTCGGCGACATCACGGAACCCTCTTTGCAGAACATCGCCACCGATCTGTATTTCCTGCCCGGCGACGTCTCTCTGTCGGGCTATGAGGACGCCCTTTCGGCCGAATGGCCCAACAGTATGGGTGACGCCAACCTGTACCGCCCCATGCGTATCCTGAGCTCCTTTTGGCAAGTCATGCAGATGGCGGCGAATCGCGTCCAGGCCGACATCATCTTGATCGACATCGGCCCCAATCTGGGCGCCATCAACCGATCGGTGCTGCTGGCGACGGATTACGTCGCCATCCCCCTCGGCGCCGACCTGTTCTCGCTGCGGGGACTGAGCAATCTGGGCCCCACTCTCAGAAGCTGGAAAAATCTTTGGCAGAAACGGTTGGACAACTGGAACGGCAGCCGGGAAAGAAAGGCATTCCCGAACTTCGAGCTGCCGGAGGGAAGGATGGAACCCATCGGTTATTTATGCCAACAACACGGCGTACGGATGGATCGTCCGGTGAGGGCCTACGACAAATGGGTCCAGCGTATTCCCCAGGCGTACCGCGAACATGTTCTGGGCCAATCGGGCACGACGCCTCTTTCGCAACAGGCGGACCCCTATTGCCTGGCCACGGTGAAACACTACCGCAGCCTGGTTCCCATGGGGCAGGAACAGCGCAAACCGATCTTCGATCTCACCTCGGCCGACGGCGCCATCGGCAGCCATGCCGGCGCCGTCCGGGACGCGAGAAGAGAGTTCGAGCAGCTGGCCCGAAAGATAGGCGAAAGGATGGATATCGCCTTCTGA
- a CDS encoding tRNA1(Val) (adenine(37)-N6)-methyltransferase produces the protein METTVDAVLYGALTLRQPLRGPRVALDSILLAAWARPPRRGRVLELGSAHGGVTLLVALRNRGLAHLEGLEIQEPLYRLALENGRANGLDVLFRLGDLRDHRRLYGPQSFDLVVANPPYDDLARGRLSADGASAGARQETTCRLADVVEAARYLLRDGGRLSLVFRADRLAELLEGLRTSRLEPKRLRAVHHSPDREASIVLVEAVRSGSLGLRMERPLFVVDGEGRTPPDLASAYEVGEGPCL, from the coding sequence ATGGAGACCACCGTCGACGCCGTCCTCTACGGCGCCCTCACCCTTCGCCAGCCTCTCCGCGGACCGAGGGTGGCCCTCGACTCGATCCTTCTGGCCGCCTGGGCCCGCCCGCCCAGGCGGGGGCGGGTCCTCGAGCTGGGGTCGGCCCATGGCGGCGTCACCCTTCTCGTGGCACTCAGAAACAGAGGCCTTGCCCACCTGGAGGGACTGGAAATTCAGGAACCCCTCTATCGACTGGCCCTGGAGAACGGCCGCGCCAACGGCCTCGACGTCCTCTTCCGACTCGGTGACCTGCGCGACCACCGGCGCCTCTACGGGCCTCAGTCCTTCGACCTCGTCGTCGCCAACCCGCCCTACGACGATCTGGCCCGGGGTCGTCTCTCGGCCGACGGAGCTTCGGCCGGGGCCCGTCAGGAGACGACATGCCGTCTTGCCGACGTCGTCGAGGCCGCCCGCTATCTCCTTCGCGACGGAGGACGGCTCTCTCTCGTCTTCCGGGCCGACCGGCTGGCCGAGCTCCTGGAGGGCCTCAGGACATCGCGTCTCGAACCCAAGCGCCTTCGGGCCGTCCACCACAGCCCGGACAGGGAGGCCTCCATCGTCCTCGTCGAGGCCGTCCGGTCCGGCTCTTTGGGGCTGCGCATGGAAAGGCCCCTCTTCGTCGTCGACGGCGAGGGGCGCACGCCGCCCGACCTCGCCTCGGCCTACGAGGTGGGGGAGGGCCCTTGCCTGTGA
- the smc gene encoding chromosome segregation protein SMC, with product MYIAQLSLKDFKSFGGSHELPLAPGLTAIVGPNGSGKSNLLDGLRWVLGEGSAGRLRVTRQQDLVFQGCAALPPAKEAEVALHLRDERRRATVRRRYDAEGGGTIFVDGNRFRLQDLEEWKRLWHLEGDRFAFIGQGEVAEVIHQRPLQRRLHLEGLFGIDVYRKKRDEAAERMARAESEMARLMTLVAELENRRGQIAPEVERARQARELLLSLEEERRLLYWLRRAEAEAEGARALGAEEEAAARSVALALWTSRWEGLRRRLEERSGTFEGRRLEQERRRELLTREIDGLTRKAFSLSTACLERRRRRSALEEERARIGLRRDEVASEIESSRASLEEALGALEEHRVALAELEGRWEASRRLLDDRRRDRESLLARKAELETTLERGGHRRRALDRDQAVVRASLQEKDAALERLRSGLEALVVDRDEAALSLARAVDGHGRSYARCQELGAAIQQLRRDCSRGRQSLDELAERSENEHYPRPVRHVMAASKLGRLDAKPVPVLEVFSCPSHLASPLETFLGGRAFWLLVETFEEAQRCIDQLKSRQEGRATFLPLERCRPRRPVSLPPTSGVVGWARDLVTVDSHWQPAWDHLMGDLLIVEGYGIGSDLVRRAVKCPIVTLDGDVFQPGGSVSGGKSRQGPGVLELRRLAEEARRKLEKETARLASLEAAYGEEEKKELTSAAEKEAHSARVRDLESQIADFSRRLEGARREAVSLRQDEERLVDEVKKLETVAFSGRGELEEIDRRLDEFGDLPREDLLGAEVGSARSRLALLEERHRSLEALKARSDREATELAGRLERLGDESRSHHSADMAAKEELGRIGRDYLSLWRERSALEASSDEESHRRRRLANRINRAQYRARAAREAERAQGERLQQLRLRRMDLERELVSLCEQWEEDAPYPGAADLPDVDVDEVRRRVRDLERSLRRLGDPDMGLLSEDQSLLGRLDFLGAQVQDVQGALEELKELIEGTDREAGRLFSEALRGIDEGFNALFRRLFGGGEAHLEMAEGQSTWDSGVEVIARPPGKSPQNLRQLSGGEQSLSAIALLFASMEVAKVPLAVLDEVDAALDEVNLRRFADLAREYAQRLQLLVMTHRRITMERADVMFGVTLSEPGLSQVIGVRLEDWD from the coding sequence TTGTACATCGCACAGCTGAGCCTGAAGGACTTTAAAAGTTTCGGAGGCAGTCACGAGCTGCCTCTGGCCCCGGGACTGACGGCCATCGTCGGGCCCAACGGGAGCGGGAAGAGCAACCTTCTCGACGGTCTCCGGTGGGTCCTGGGGGAGGGGAGTGCGGGCCGTCTCCGGGTGACGCGCCAGCAGGACCTCGTCTTTCAGGGCTGCGCCGCCCTTCCTCCGGCGAAGGAGGCCGAAGTGGCCCTCCATCTCCGCGACGAGAGGCGCCGTGCCACGGTCCGGCGCCGTTACGACGCCGAGGGAGGGGGGACGATCTTCGTCGACGGCAACCGCTTCCGCCTTCAGGATCTGGAGGAGTGGAAGCGACTCTGGCACCTCGAGGGGGACCGCTTCGCCTTCATCGGCCAGGGGGAGGTGGCTGAAGTGATCCATCAGCGCCCTCTCCAGAGACGGCTTCACCTCGAGGGGCTCTTCGGCATCGACGTCTACCGGAAGAAACGAGACGAGGCGGCCGAGAGGATGGCCCGGGCCGAATCGGAAATGGCCCGCCTCATGACCCTCGTGGCGGAACTGGAAAACCGCCGCGGCCAGATCGCCCCCGAAGTGGAGCGGGCCCGCCAGGCCCGGGAGCTGCTCCTCTCCCTGGAGGAGGAACGCCGCCTCCTCTACTGGCTGCGCCGCGCCGAGGCCGAGGCCGAGGGGGCGAGAGCTCTCGGGGCCGAGGAGGAGGCTGCGGCCAGATCGGTTGCCCTGGCCCTCTGGACCTCCCGCTGGGAGGGGCTTCGCCGTCGTCTCGAGGAGCGTTCGGGCACCTTCGAGGGGCGTCGTCTCGAACAGGAACGTCGCCGCGAGCTGCTGACGCGGGAGATCGACGGCCTGACCCGCAAGGCCTTCTCCCTCTCGACGGCCTGTCTCGAACGGCGCCGTCGCCGTTCCGCCCTGGAGGAGGAACGGGCCCGGATCGGCCTGCGACGGGACGAGGTCGCCTCCGAGATCGAGAGCTCCCGCGCCTCGCTGGAAGAGGCCCTCGGCGCTCTCGAGGAACATCGCGTCGCCCTGGCCGAACTGGAGGGGCGCTGGGAGGCGTCGCGGCGCCTTCTCGACGATCGGCGCCGCGACAGGGAGTCCCTTCTGGCCCGCAAGGCCGAGCTGGAGACGACTCTGGAACGGGGCGGCCATCGCCGCCGCGCCCTCGATCGCGATCAGGCCGTCGTCCGCGCCTCTTTGCAGGAGAAGGACGCGGCCCTGGAGCGCCTCCGTTCGGGCCTCGAGGCTCTCGTCGTCGACAGGGACGAGGCGGCCCTCTCCCTTGCCCGGGCCGTCGACGGCCACGGCAGGAGCTACGCCCGCTGCCAGGAGCTGGGCGCCGCCATCCAGCAGCTCCGCCGCGACTGTTCCCGAGGCCGTCAGAGCCTCGACGAGCTCGCCGAACGCTCGGAAAACGAACACTACCCGAGGCCCGTGCGCCACGTCATGGCCGCCTCCAAGCTGGGACGCCTCGATGCCAAGCCCGTTCCCGTCCTGGAGGTCTTCTCCTGCCCCTCCCACCTGGCCTCGCCCCTCGAGACCTTCCTGGGAGGAAGGGCCTTCTGGCTCCTCGTCGAGACCTTCGAAGAGGCCCAGCGCTGCATCGACCAGCTCAAAAGCCGCCAGGAGGGGCGGGCCACCTTCCTGCCCCTCGAACGGTGCCGCCCGAGACGGCCCGTCTCCCTCCCCCCGACGTCGGGCGTCGTCGGCTGGGCCCGCGACCTCGTCACCGTCGATTCCCACTGGCAACCTGCCTGGGATCATCTCATGGGAGACCTCCTCATCGTCGAAGGCTACGGGATCGGCTCCGACCTCGTCCGCCGGGCCGTGAAGTGCCCCATCGTCACCCTCGACGGCGACGTCTTCCAGCCCGGAGGCTCCGTCAGCGGAGGAAAGTCGCGCCAGGGGCCGGGCGTCCTGGAGCTGCGTCGTCTCGCCGAAGAGGCCCGGCGGAAGCTCGAAAAGGAGACGGCCAGGCTGGCCTCCCTCGAGGCGGCCTACGGGGAGGAGGAAAAGAAGGAACTGACTTCGGCGGCCGAAAAGGAGGCCCATTCGGCCAGGGTCCGCGACCTCGAAAGCCAGATCGCCGACTTCTCCCGTCGTCTCGAGGGAGCCCGACGGGAGGCGGTTTCCCTCCGTCAGGATGAGGAACGCCTCGTCGACGAGGTGAAAAAACTCGAAACGGTCGCCTTCAGCGGTCGCGGCGAGCTCGAGGAGATCGATCGTCGCCTCGACGAATTCGGCGACCTTCCCCGAGAGGACCTCCTCGGCGCCGAAGTGGGTTCCGCCCGGTCCCGACTGGCCCTTCTCGAGGAGCGCCATCGTTCCCTGGAGGCGCTCAAGGCGCGTTCCGACCGGGAGGCGACCGAGTTGGCCGGCCGACTCGAACGGCTCGGCGACGAAAGCCGAAGCCACCATTCCGCCGATATGGCGGCCAAGGAGGAGCTGGGGCGCATCGGACGGGACTACCTCTCCCTCTGGCGGGAGCGTTCGGCTCTCGAAGCCTCGAGCGACGAGGAGAGCCACCGCCGCCGTCGCCTCGCCAACCGCATCAACAGGGCCCAGTACCGGGCCCGCGCGGCCCGCGAGGCCGAAAGGGCCCAGGGGGAACGGCTTCAGCAGCTTCGCCTGCGCCGCATGGATCTGGAGCGGGAGCTGGTCTCCCTCTGCGAACAGTGGGAGGAGGATGCCCCCTATCCCGGGGCGGCGGACCTCCCCGACGTGGACGTCGATGAGGTCCGTCGCCGCGTCCGCGACCTGGAACGTTCCCTGCGTCGCCTCGGAGATCCCGACATGGGGCTCCTCTCCGAAGATCAGTCCCTCCTGGGGCGCCTCGACTTTCTCGGTGCCCAGGTCCAGGACGTGCAGGGTGCCCTCGAGGAGCTGAAGGAACTCATCGAGGGCACCGACAGGGAGGCGGGGCGCCTCTTTTCCGAGGCCCTTCGAGGCATCGACGAGGGCTTCAACGCCCTCTTCCGCCGTCTTTTCGGCGGCGGCGAGGCCCATCTCGAAATGGCCGAAGGCCAGTCCACCTGGGACTCGGGCGTCGAGGTCATCGCCAGGCCGCCGGGCAAATCGCCTCAGAATCTGCGCCAGCTCTCGGGAGGGGAACAGTCCCTTTCGGCCATCGCCCTTCTCTTCGCCTCCATGGAGGTGGCCAAGGTCCCTCTGGCCGTTCTCGACGAAGTCGACGCCGCCCTCGACGAAGTCAACCTCCGCCGCTTTGCCGACCTGGCCCGGGAATATGCCCAGCGCCTCCAGCTTCTCGTCATGACTCACCGGCGGATCACCATGGAGCGGGCCGACGTCATGTTCGGCGTCACCCTCTCCGAGCCGGGCCTCTCTCAGGTCATCGGCGTCCGCCTCGAGGACTGGGACTGA
- a CDS encoding Rne/Rng family ribonuclease, which translates to MTCDRKIIANTLDNEEVRVAIVERGRLYDLFIERMWERQRAGEIYKARVDSVLPGMNSAFLNLGDGRNAFLYLDDAKGKKLKPNDEVIVQVMKTARKGKGARVTTRLSLPGRYLVLVPAGKESGVSKRIESEEERHRLRHLAREIRPEGCGVIIRTAAEGIDGEDLAQDVGELLELWREVEHNASVQPSPCLLYRDLGLLGRVLRDELTEDVSEIVVDSEEELERIRPFVERFCRGRVPEIDLYRGHVPLFDFYGIEKELETILDRKLWLESGAYLIIDQTEALTVIDVNTGKFVGRTNLRDTVLRTNLEAADEIARQLRLRAIGGIVVIDFIDMDHEEDRQLLIDRLNEAFHGDRYKARVFSVTQLGLVEITRKRARLDLRAALTRGCPFCAGTGWVLKEETVAVSVKRFLRKVSLSSKSEAILMELYPDVARHIASTYLPAWEEELNRRLFLREIDDFPWSKYRLDSQGSLAQIERRVAALKDKEATVVVHRTAEPEGL; encoded by the coding sequence GTGACCTGTGATCGCAAGATCATCGCCAATACCTTGGACAACGAGGAAGTGCGCGTCGCCATCGTCGAGAGAGGCCGTCTCTACGATCTCTTCATCGAGCGGATGTGGGAGAGGCAGAGGGCGGGAGAGATCTACAAGGCCCGCGTCGACAGCGTCCTCCCCGGCATGAATTCGGCCTTTCTCAACCTCGGCGACGGACGCAACGCCTTCCTCTACCTCGACGACGCCAAAGGAAAGAAGCTCAAGCCCAACGACGAGGTCATCGTCCAGGTCATGAAGACGGCCCGAAAGGGGAAGGGAGCCCGCGTCACGACGCGCCTCTCCCTGCCCGGCCGCTACCTCGTCCTCGTGCCGGCAGGAAAGGAATCGGGCGTCTCCAAGCGCATCGAAAGCGAAGAGGAGCGTCATCGTCTCCGTCATCTGGCCCGGGAGATCCGTCCCGAAGGGTGCGGCGTCATCATCCGCACCGCCGCCGAGGGCATCGACGGCGAAGATCTGGCCCAGGACGTGGGGGAGTTGCTGGAGCTCTGGCGCGAAGTGGAACACAACGCCTCCGTCCAGCCCTCTCCCTGCCTCCTCTACCGGGATCTGGGCCTTCTCGGACGGGTCCTGCGCGACGAGCTGACGGAAGACGTCTCGGAGATCGTCGTCGACAGCGAAGAGGAACTGGAGAGGATCCGTCCCTTCGTGGAACGTTTCTGCCGCGGCCGCGTCCCCGAGATCGACCTTTACCGCGGCCATGTCCCCCTTTTCGATTTCTACGGCATCGAGAAGGAGCTCGAGACGATTCTCGACCGCAAACTCTGGCTCGAATCGGGCGCCTACCTCATCATCGATCAGACGGAGGCCCTCACCGTCATCGACGTCAATACGGGCAAGTTCGTCGGCAGGACCAACCTGCGCGACACGGTCCTCAGGACCAATCTGGAGGCGGCCGACGAGATCGCCCGTCAGCTCCGTCTCCGGGCCATCGGCGGCATCGTCGTCATCGACTTCATCGATATGGATCACGAAGAGGACCGGCAGCTCCTCATCGACCGCCTCAACGAGGCCTTCCACGGCGACCGCTACAAGGCCCGCGTCTTCAGCGTCACCCAGCTGGGACTCGTCGAGATCACCCGCAAGCGGGCCCGCCTCGATCTTCGTGCCGCCCTCACCAGGGGCTGTCCCTTCTGCGCCGGCACGGGATGGGTTCTCAAGGAGGAGACGGTGGCCGTCTCCGTCAAACGTTTCCTGCGCAAGGTCTCCCTGTCGAGCAAGTCGGAGGCCATCCTCATGGAGCTCTATCCCGACGTGGCACGCCACATCGCCTCGACCTACCTTCCTGCCTGGGAGGAGGAGCTGAACCGCCGGCTCTTCCTGCGGGAAATCGACGATTTCCCCTGGAGCAAGTACCGCCTCGACAGCCAGGGCTCGTTGGCCCAGATCGAGCGCCGGGTGGCGGCGCTGAAGGACAAGGAGGCCACCGTCGTTGTACATCGCACAGCTGAGCCTGAAGGACTTTAA
- a CDS encoding TIGR03936 family radical SAM-associated protein yields MKRLRLHYAKRGPLCFVPHVELPPLFCRAARRAGLLPALTEGMAPHPRVVLGPPLPMGVVGLDEPADFWFDEADDEALSLWPRFFPRGLDVKGVEEIAEGPGLSRLCQAAAHRVLLRRFPSEEALEPLLVRHYGEALLAFSRERGGFSATLADPNQNGPGSLVKALVEAGLLEGWADLLIVRTAVGTWDGKTLSALRARR; encoded by the coding sequence GTGAAGCGCCTTCGTCTCCACTATGCCAAGAGAGGCCCTCTCTGTTTCGTCCCTCACGTCGAGCTTCCCCCTCTCTTCTGCCGCGCCGCCCGGAGGGCGGGCCTGCTTCCGGCCCTGACGGAGGGGATGGCCCCCCATCCCCGCGTCGTCCTGGGGCCGCCCCTCCCCATGGGCGTCGTCGGCCTCGACGAGCCGGCCGACTTCTGGTTCGACGAGGCCGACGACGAGGCCCTTTCCCTCTGGCCCCGGTTCTTCCCCCGGGGGCTGGACGTCAAGGGAGTGGAGGAGATCGCCGAGGGACCCGGCCTGAGTCGGCTCTGCCAGGCCGCCGCCCATCGCGTCCTCCTTCGCCGCTTTCCTTCGGAAGAGGCCTTGGAGCCCCTCCTGGTCCGGCATTACGGAGAGGCCCTTCTGGCCTTCTCCCGAGAGCGGGGAGGGTTCTCCGCCACTCTGGCCGATCCCAACCAGAACGGTCCCGGTTCCCTCGTCAAGGCTCTCGTCGAGGCCGGCCTTCTCGAGGGGTGGGCCGATCTGCTCATCGTACGCACGGCCGTCGGCACCTGGGACGGCAAGACCCTGTCCGCCCTTCGGGCGAGGAGGTGA